Below is a window of Candidatus Endomicrobium procryptotermitis DNA.
AACTTTGCGATGACGTCGCGGGACTTGGCGTTTTGGAAGATTTTTTAAAAGATAGTGCAATTACCGAAATTATGGTCAACGGACCTGACAGCATTTACATAGAAAAAGCCGGAAAACTTACAGAAACGGGCATTTCTTTCCCAGATGAAAAAAGACTTAGGACTGTTATAGACAGAATTGTTTCTCAGATAGGCAGGCATATTGACGAAGCCTCTCCGATTGTCGATGCAAGACTCAAAGACGGTTCGCGTGTAAATGCTGTTATCCGCCCAATTTCTCTAAACGGACCGATTCTTACAATAAGAAAATTTTTGAAAAATAAACTTTCTGCACAAGCTTTGATTGACTCAGGAAGCATAAGCAAAGAGATGATAGAGTTTTTAAAAACGGCGGTGTTGCTTAAAAGGAATATAATCATATCCGGAGGTACAGGAACAGGAAAAACAACGCTTTTAAATGCTGTATCATCTTTCATTCCGCCAAAAGAAAGACTTGTAACCATAGAAGATTCGGCGGAACTGCAGCTTCAGCAAAAACATGTGGTAAGGCTTGAAAGCCGTCCAAAATCCACCGAAGGCACAGGAGAAATAAGCATAAGAAGACTCGTAGTCAACGCCTTAAGAATGCGTCCTGACAGAATTATAGTTGGAGAGTGCCGTTCCGGAGAATCTCTTGACATGCTACAAGCTATGAATACAGGGCATGAAGGCAGCATGTCAACCGTGCACGCCAATTCAGCGCAGGATGCAGTTTCACGGCTTGTAACTATGGTGTTGATGTCTGGAGCAGATCTTCCGGAACGTTCTATAATTTCACAGATAGCTTCTGCTGTAAATGTCATAGTGCAGCTTACTCGTTATTCCGATGGTTCAAGAAAAATATCTTCAATAGCGGTCATAAATAAAACCGACGATGAAAGAATTTTTGAAATTAAAAATGTATTTCAGTTTGAATTAAAAGGAATCAAGCAGGAAAAGCAACAGGGCGAGTTTAAGCCTTCCGGTTATATTCCCGATTTTATAGTAAACGCTTCAAAAAGCGGAATTAATATTGATATGGAAATTTTTAAATGATTAAAATACTGTTGTTGATTACTTGCGGCATTACGGTTTTTCTGATATTTTTTTCAATTATATCGGTAATTAAAGGTAGTAAAAATAATAAAAAAAACAGAAATCTTAATTTAAAATTTAAAGAGATGACCTTTTTAAAAAAGAGAATATTTATGGCTGTCATCATTTTTTTCATAACGGTGATAATTCTGCAAAATACTATCTTTGCTTTAATCGCCTTCATATTATACATTTATTTTGATTGGCATATTCAAAATAACAAATCCAAACAAATGGCCGTTCTGATAGATAAACAAGTCATAGAAGCTCTAACTATCATTAAAAATTCCGTACAATCCGGACAATCTTTAGCACAGGCTATGGGTACGACTGGAGAAGAATTAAAAGAACCTATTAAAAGTGAGTTTATTAAAATGTCTGAAAGTCTTTCTTTGGGAGCAAGTTTTGACAAGGTTTTAATCAACGCATCGGAGAACGCACCAAGTAGAGAATTCAAACTTATGATAGACACCATACGCATATCAAAAGATTCAGGTGCAAGTCTTACTGGCATATTTGATAGAATAATTTTGGCGACTTCGCAAAGGTCCGCCATGCGAGCGAAAGTTGATGCTTTAACAGCGCAGGGAAGAATGTCCGGAAATATAGTGAGCGTTATACCTTTTTTTGTCATTTTAATGATGTATACTATTGAGCCTGATATGATGAGATCATTATTTACCACTCTTGCTGGAAATATGCTTCTGTTTATAGTGGTTATAATGGTGTTAACCGGTTCTTTTGTAATAAGAAAATTAACGGAGATAGATTTCTGATGTTTTTATTATTGTTTTGCGTTTCATTGTTTATAGCCATTTTTTTTGCCGCAGATATTTTTCTTGCAGGAATCACTACTATGGAAACTGAGGGAAAAGTACACAATGCCGTTGAAAAGAAAAAGAGTAAAAGTTTTATAATACCTGTAATTTTGCGCTGGGCTGACGGAATCGGTTTTTTATTTTCAAAAATCAAATATAAAAAATTTCAAAACTATATGCAAAAACTTCAGTCGGATTTAACCGCTCTCGGCGGTGATTATGAGAAATTTGACTCACATCAACATTTTGCCTTGTGTTTATTTTCGATGTTTACTGGAATACTTTTCTGCGTGTGTTTTATAAGTACGGATATTATACTCATAGTTATAATTGCAGTTTTATTTTTTTCTTTGCCGATTATAAAAGTAAAAGAGGCCGTAAAAAGGAGAAGAGAAGCTGTTCTTAAACAACTTCCGGATATGGCAGATTTGTTATCTGTCATGATGGAGTCAGGTTTGGATTTTTTCAGCGCCGCCGATAAAGTCATTACAATTTTAAAGGGACCTCTTGCCGATGATTTCAAAGATTCTTTGGCAAAAATCTCACTCGGATACGACAAAAAAGCAGCTTTAAACGAAATGGTCGTCAAAAGTGGAGTAGAACAGCTCGGATTTTTTATCAGAACTATTAATATGGCTTTAGATGCCGGAGTTGGCATGTCCGACACTTTAAAAAGGCTCGCCGAACAAATGAGGATGGAAAGAACCGCCGCGGCAGAAAAAAAGGCGCAGGAAGCGCCGATAAAAATGCTTATTCCTCTGGTACTTTTTATATTTCCGACGATATTTATAGCTATTTTTGGTCCCATCGTAATAAATTTTGTACAAACCGGCGGATTTTAAACTCTATGACAACAGTATATCTAAAATCCTTAAATAGTAAAAATTGTATTTAAGATGTTAAATATTGAGGAAGAGATATATCTTTTTTAATCTTGATAGGCTGCATGTTTCTTTCTGTAGAACAAAATATTCTTATACACAAGACCGCTTTTGTTTGATATAATAGAAAAAAGTCTTATGATTTTAAAAAAATTATAATATATTGAGACATTCTATGCAGGATTTCATTCCCATTTATAAGATAAAGAGGAAATAAAATGAAAAAAAAGAAATTGATTTTTATTTTTTGCTGGTTTGTTTTTGCTTCTGTATTTCTTTACGGATGTGGCAATGGTAATATTTTTTCTTGGGCGCACAATTCCGGCAGCGGCGATTATGCTTCATTGATGTCGGATGGCGATGCCGCCATGAAAGATAAAAATTATAAAGATGCCGAAAAATATTATTATGGCGCCATGAATAAAAAACCAGATGATAAGGAAGCAATTTACGGTTATTGTTCGGCTGTTTTTGCGGATGCGGTAAATCCAATATTTACCGATATCGTTAATACTATAATTAACGAAGAGTCAGGGGGAAAGCTTTTTGAGAATTTAGATCGTAACAAATTAACAAATTTGGAAGATGCTCTAGAAAAAGTTGTCGGTAAAAATAACGATCTGCTTTCAAAAGTGGTTGATGACGGCGATATTTCATATAAAGAAGGTATGGTTGATAAGAATTTAAATGCCGCCGTTTCCTATCTGCTTTACGGTGTATTACAAATAATAAATAGCCCTGACCCTGATATCAAAAATGCAATTATATTTGATAATAATTTTGAAATTGATTCTATTCCAGATTATAATGATCAAAGTGCCAGCCCAGCAGTGAGAAATGCAATTTCCGAACTGATTGCCTATGTAGAAAAAGCGTACAAATGTGTAGAAAGAATTTCTTCGGATTACGGAATAGATACTTCCCTTATAGAAGATGTCCGAAAAAATAATATGAATATTAGAGAAGGTTTAATAAATAAAGGATATACAGTTAATTTTTAACTACTATTAAGGAATAAAAATATGAAAAAATGTCTACTTTGTCTCTTGTCAGTGCTTTTTCTTTTTGCTTCCGGCAGCGTTTTCGCTTTTGAAGACAGCCAGGCTTTGATAAAAGGAATTCGTCCGATGAGTATGGGCGGAGCGTTTACGGC
It encodes the following:
- a CDS encoding CpaF family protein; translation: MLLISPTCSSLHRALIANGLSSVCKNNGYENIILDFSVPGTEAFWSVYKNGMKYVEDILPVLPAINPKMIRSLLSSGNINFVLGLKNKKIGDINYESIVYLIDVVENAYKYIFLILPEEFNYNVSEIIRKSQSILLPFTSDPISAKNVLLNAEFLSEKCAAALKIFPLKLDIGYEFHSEKILHLSQIFKNCLSADFNFETQSRILSPKYSFKDSSDGFVLALNEIIRRCSSYLNKNADMDESGKNYFQNEEVYKELRNKIHTELVERMKEYADEIDTEQLKKTSRIKIDEILKKLDIKLPDNISQRLFKELCDDVAGLGVLEDFLKDSAITEIMVNGPDSIYIEKAGKLTETGISFPDEKRLRTVIDRIVSQIGRHIDEASPIVDARLKDGSRVNAVIRPISLNGPILTIRKFLKNKLSAQALIDSGSISKEMIEFLKTAVLLKRNIIISGGTGTGKTTLLNAVSSFIPPKERLVTIEDSAELQLQQKHVVRLESRPKSTEGTGEISIRRLVVNALRMRPDRIIVGECRSGESLDMLQAMNTGHEGSMSTVHANSAQDAVSRLVTMVLMSGADLPERSIISQIASAVNVIVQLTRYSDGSRKISSIAVINKTDDERIFEIKNVFQFELKGIKQEKQQGEFKPSGYIPDFIVNASKSGINIDMEIFK
- a CDS encoding type II secretion system F family protein, which codes for MIKILLLITCGITVFLIFFSIISVIKGSKNNKKNRNLNLKFKEMTFLKKRIFMAVIIFFITVIILQNTIFALIAFILYIYFDWHIQNNKSKQMAVLIDKQVIEALTIIKNSVQSGQSLAQAMGTTGEELKEPIKSEFIKMSESLSLGASFDKVLINASENAPSREFKLMIDTIRISKDSGASLTGIFDRIILATSQRSAMRAKVDALTAQGRMSGNIVSVIPFFVILMMYTIEPDMMRSLFTTLAGNMLLFIVVIMVLTGSFVIRKLTEIDF
- a CDS encoding type II secretion system F family protein — protein: MFLLLFCVSLFIAIFFAADIFLAGITTMETEGKVHNAVEKKKSKSFIIPVILRWADGIGFLFSKIKYKKFQNYMQKLQSDLTALGGDYEKFDSHQHFALCLFSMFTGILFCVCFISTDIILIVIIAVLFFSLPIIKVKEAVKRRREAVLKQLPDMADLLSVMMESGLDFFSAADKVITILKGPLADDFKDSLAKISLGYDKKAALNEMVVKSGVEQLGFFIRTINMALDAGVGMSDTLKRLAEQMRMERTAAAEKKAQEAPIKMLIPLVLFIFPTIFIAIFGPIVINFVQTGGF